From the Lactuca sativa cultivar Salinas chromosome 9, Lsat_Salinas_v11, whole genome shotgun sequence genome, the window CGTATTCACTCttattaataaatccatataggTATAAAATAGTTATAGATCTAACGAATCCAACAGGCTCCATGTTTGCACTAATGATTGATGCCTCAGCTCGAAAACTAATCGGCAGTCCACCGGAAAAATTAATGACCGATGATATAAAAGTGATAGAAAGTTCTTGCCTCCAATGATCATCAATCACAAAGACACGTCAAAAGTATGTGATGATTCGTAGATAGGATGATGTGGTTGCAAATATCAGACCAGGGTATGCAAACATTAAATCATGTCAAGACTATGTGATAATGTCATATtaatatactaggtgtgagacccatgtattacatgggttatttaaaaaaatatatgaaattttaacaattttaaaagtttgaatttgtaagaaaaatgagaaaatttttgaattattaaaattaatgagcctttaatgtattgaatacattacatatatacaccatttttaataaataccttacatatatattaccttacatattaaatgtgaaattttaatttaataaaatgaaaaatacaataaaatgaaaagtggaaaatagaaaatttaaaaattctacaaaatgtcatgtgtccaaatgaataaGAAAAAGACATatggcaaaaaaaactttcatttataaaTTACTAGTTGTAtgacccgtatgttatacgggttggataaaacaaaaatattaaatatgaagggttaaacaaaaatttaattagatttgaaatttaaaatttaaaacttgaatttaaaatgaaacatattaaataatatattagtagtaatattgtaatttattggttatttttaagtaagacaattattaattgaggtgtaaatataatttcttaattaagaaaaaaaatgacaaatgataaatggaaaaatatttattcaaaaataccaaaaaatgacatgtgtccaaattaATGAGAAGATAACATGtagcaaaattattttcatttattagggaggatagtAGATTATGCATAATatctttcttttccttttttttcttttacaaaaattaGCACTATCTGAAAATTTTCTAAGGGTATTCAATAGCGTACTCTTACCTCAACATAGGTTTGCCCCTATTCTAAGATCTATCATGTGGTAAATCGCTCAACAATAATAACATATTGTGGTACTACCTTTTGAACATCGACtatcttttatgaaattgttAGCAAGTAAAAACCATCTGTAAATTTCCGACAAACAAACTACGGTGAAGGGTGAAGGCGGTTGACCGGCGACAAAAAAGATGtctatttgtttttataaaagaatTAGATCCGTCGACGCCCACATAAAAATTTCCTTTACTATCATCCTGTAAACAAATTTATAGATAGTTAGATACTATATTTTGATAAATACTTTTCAAAAATACAACTTTCTCATACAAAACCCAATATTAAAAtaaactagttgtgaaacccgtatattatacgggttgattaaaacaaaatgttaaatagaaacgattaaatgagaagtttatttgaatttgaaataaataaaaattatgagaaaaaaacataaaaaagataaattaattaaaattattgtttagttatcagacccgtatactaaacaggttaattataacaaaatgttaaacacaaatgtttaaactgtaaatttatttgaaattgaaaatgaaattgaaatttaaatttaaatttaaaatttgaaattaatatcattatggtaggtttaatttatataaactaattaataatatattataaatgaaaagtgaaataaatgacaagttgaaaataaatatatctctaaattatgacaaaatgacatgtggcaaattaaATGAGAGAAGGAtatgtggcaaaatcattcttatttattagggtattatttattagggtagatatatACAAAAAGCACACCCACAATAAAAATGACAAGATGGTCTTAATATAATTATAATCCACCCAGCTCCACACAGTTTCCTTTTGGATGCTTCCAACTTCACCCTCAACTCCCTCCATTACCCTCCCCATATTATATCTTTCCAAAAATACCCTACTTGTAATTACCAAAAAGTCCTTCCCCTTCAAACAATTACAAGACGCGTCTTTAACGTGAAGTATCACCTCCCTCACATGCAATGCCACCCCTCCTTTATCCACAACCAACGTCACCTCTATTCTACATTCCACTCTCTCACTCGAGTCACACCCTGGTAAAACGATGACGTATCGGAGATGGACGTGGTTGTCTACCCATGCAAGAACAGGTTTGATGCTGGATAGGTTTACCGCTCGTTTCCGTGTCGGATCTATTAGGATCCAGTTTAATGTTACGGATTCTTTGAGGTGTGATATTGTTTCGTCATCGGCGTGTAATAGCTTGTCGACTTTCAAGTCGATTGACCCGAGTTCAAAACCCGATTGATTTCTAGCCGGATCGTCGTTTAATACAATCCTAAGCTCCGATGTCAGGAAATTGGTTGTGGTGTCGGTGATTTCGACTCTGGAGTAAACGATATTGTTATGGAAGCGTATATCGACGGCTAAGATAAGTTCAGATGGCCAAGGATGATGTGTTAAGGAACAAGATGGTTGGGTGTTTGACCAAGAACGGCGGCAGGTAAGGTGTTTAACATCGGTGGTTGGAGGCTGAAAAGAGTCTTGGAAGAAAGAACGGTGACCGGCGGAGAAGGTGGAGATGACATGGTTGATACGTGGGTGGGTTATTGAGAGCCAAGTGGACTTGCAAATGTCTGACCAAAGAATGTCGTCTGCGGTGATGGTTCGTAGATAGGATGATGTGGTTGCGACGGAGGAGAGAGATTGACCGTCGAGTCGTGGTAAGATTTGGGTTTGGATGATGACTGGGTGGAGATCGGAGAAAGTTGTTATAGAA encodes:
- the LOC111912120 gene encoding F-box protein At2g27310, whose protein sequence is MASTSSITTFSDLHPVIIQTQILPRLDGQSLSSVATTSSYLRTITADDILWSDICKSTWLSITHPRINHVISTFSAGHRSFFQDSFQPPTTDVKHLTCRRSWSNTQPSCSLTHHPWPSELILAVDIRFHNNIVYSRVEITDTTTNFLTSELRIVLNDDPARNQSGFELGSIDLKVDKLLHADDETISHLKESVTLNWILIDPTRKRAVNLSSIKPVLAWVDNHVHLRYVIVLPGCDSSERVECRIEVTLVVDKGGVALHVREVILHVKDASCNCLKGKDFLDDSKGNFYVGVDGSNSFIKTNRHLFCRRSTAFTLHRSLFVGNLQMVFTC